The following are encoded in a window of Rosa chinensis cultivar Old Blush chromosome 4, RchiOBHm-V2, whole genome shotgun sequence genomic DNA:
- the LOC112197021 gene encoding probable RNA-dependent RNA polymerase 1 has protein sequence MTQEGAPPPMSHSNSAAKSTLRMPFSDQRSRGAVVNRGFANSVAATWQRDMAPSSIDLAELVTLHFGCKISEEKFSVLWTKSDVSVTFGMEQKNVHLSFSYDCVNYKLEIPSDTICRIELHCPRGQFKKFLLIQLRGAPRIYKKDVTLAPDNRWVREVDFTPSYCIGQSSSLCLELPFRCALPVLRKSFVHYKENKRQFELKRGHTFSGNSALVPILAPPIGIDLPYRILFKINSLVQHGCIPGQALDVNFYNLVDPTRRRIEYIQYALDKLFNSKECCYEPVRWLFNMYKACKRIPQSPAISLDEGLVYIHRVQVTPSKVYFCGPEVNLSNRVLRNYPEDIDNFLRVSFVDEDLGKMRSVDLCLRTSTAEERRTSVYERILSTLRDGIVIGDKKFEFLAFSSSQLRENSAWMFASRRGLTAQGIRDWMGDFSRIKNVAKYAARLGQSFGSSRETFTVGSDEIEVIPDVEIERGGTKYCFSDGIGKISAEFAERVARKCGKSSTPSAFQIRYGGYKGVVAVDPTSSKKLSLRKSMWKFESRNTKLDVLAWSKYQPCFLNRQLITLLSTLGVKDHIFEEKQKQAMNQLEGILTDPLKAQKALKLMFKGEATSMLNEMLKCYKPNAEPFLSLMLQSLCASKLAELRSKTRIFVPDGRSLMGCLDETGTLEYGQVFVQCSHHAIFTGKTTSTASRGNFTVVGKVVVAKNPCLHPGDVRVLMAVDVPALHHMVDCVVFPQKGKRPHPNECSGSDLDGDDYFVSWDGDLIPPRQTEPMNYTLAPTVELEHNVTMEEVEESFTNYIMNCSLGIISNAHLVFADRKPKKAMSDECIKLAKLWSHAVDSPKTGVLVKVPHRLRVHEYPDFMEKSDRQTYESKSVIGKLFRQVKDIDLGSHSHPVKSFTREVAKRYYDPDMEVDGFKDYINDAISHKGDYDYKLGNLMDYYGIKTEAEILTGNITNVSKFFNKRKDLESINYAVRSLKNEARTRFIESPNSDDPSDFGTDIGNVYAAKASAWYHVTYHHRYWGCYNKGMARDHFLSFPWCVFEMLIQIKRQNTSNRSH, from the exons ATGACTCAAGAGGGAGCTCCTCCACCGATGAGTCACTCAAATTCCGCCGCAAAATCTACTTTGAGGATGCCGTTCTCGGACCAAAGAAGCAGAGGAGCAGTGGTGAACAGAGGTTTTGCCAACAGTGTAGCAG CTACATGGCAGCGTGACATGGCACCAAGCTCAATAGACTTGGCGGAACTTGTGACACTTCACTTTGGATGCAAGATATCTGAGGAGAAGTTTTCGGTGCTTTGGACAAAATCAGATGTTTCTGTGACATTTGGGATGGAACAGAAAAATGTGCACTTGTCTTTCTCCTATGATTGTGTTAATTACAAGCTTGAGATCCCCTCTGACACTATTTGCCGGATTGAGCTGCATTGTCCACGTGGTCAGTTTAAAAAGTTTCTACTCATCCAG TTACGTGGTGCCCCTCGGATTTATAAGAAAGATGTAACTTTGGCTCCTGACAACCGCTGGGTTCGAGAAGTTGATTTCACTCCATCATACTGCATCGGGCAATCCTCTTCTTTATGTTTGGAGCTTCCATTTAGGTGTGCACTTCCAGTCCTTCGCAAGAGTTTTGTTCACTATAAGGAGAATAAACGACAGTTTGAGCTGAAGAGAGGTCACACTTTTTCCGGCAATTCAGCTCTTGTTCCTATTCTGGCTCCACCCATAGGCATTGACTTGCCATACAGAATCTTGTTCAAGATAAATTCATTGGTTCAACACGGTTGTATTCCCGGGCAAGCTCTTGATGTCAATTTTTATAATCTAGTGGATCCTACTAGAAGAAGAATTGAATATATACAGTATGCCCTGGACAAACTGTTTAACTCCAAGGAGTGCTGTTATGAACCTGTAAGGTGGCTTTTTAACATGTACAAGGCATGCAAGCGGATTCCTCAGTCACCAGCAATATCTTTAGATGAAGGCCTTGTGTATATACACAGGGTTCAGGTTACACCATCTAAAGTATACTTCTGTGGTCCAGAGGTAAATCTCTCCAATCGTGTTTTACGAAATTATCCTGAAGATATCGACAATTTTCTTCGtgtttcttttgttgatgaGGACTTGGGAAAGATGCGGTCTGTAGATTTGTGTCTGCGGACAAGTACTGCTGAGGAAAGGAGAACCAGTGTTTATGAAAGGATACTTTCTACTCTAAGGGATGGCATAGTGATTGGTGATAAGAAGTTTGAGTTTCTAGCATTTTCGTCGAGTCAGTTGCGAGAGAATTCTGCATGGATGTTTGCTTCCAGAAGGGGCCTTACTGCACAAGGAATTAGAGACTGGATGGGTGATTTTAGTCGCATTAAAAATGTGGCTAAATATGCAGCCAGGCTTGGTCAGTCTTTCGGCTCTTCCAGGGAGACTTTTACTGTTGGCTCAGATGAAATTGAAGTCATTCCGGATGTAGAAATTGAAAGAGGCGGAACCAAATATTGCTTCTCTGACGGAATTGGGAAGATATCTGCTGAATTTGCTGAAAGAGTGGCAAGAAAATGTGGGAAAAGTTCTACTCCATCTGCCTTTCAAATCCGCTACGGTGGCTACAAAGGTGTTGTGGCAGTCGATCCAACATCGTCAAAGAAGCTGTCATTGAGAAAGAGCATGTGGAAGTTCGAATCACGCAACACAAAGTTAGATGTCCTGGCATGGAGCAAGTACCAGCCTTGTTTTCTCAATCGTCAACTGATTACCCTTTTGTCCACCCTTGGAGTTAAGGATCATATTTTTGAGGAGAAGCAGAAACAAGCAATGAATCAGCTGGAAGGGATTCTAACTGATCCATTGAAAGCACAGAAGGCACTGAAATTGATGTTTAAAGGAGAGGCAACCAGCATGTTAAATGAAATGCTGAAGTGTTATAAGCCAAATGCAGAGCCGTTTCTCTCATTGATGCTACAATCATTATGTGCATCAAAACTTGCAGAACTGCGAAGCAAAACACGTATTTTTGTTCCAGATGGAAGATCTCTGATGGGATGTCTAGATGAAACCGGGACATTGGAATATGGTCAGGTATTTGTGCAATGTTCTCACCATGCTATCTTCACTGGCAAAACAACTTCAACTGCAAGCCGAGGCAATTTTACTGTTGTGGGTAAAGTAGTGGTTGCTAAAAACCCGTGTTTACACCCTGGAGATGTGCGTGTTCTTATGGCTGTGGATGTGCCGGCGTTACACCACATGGTGGATTGTGTTGTGTTCCCCCAAAAAGGAAAGAG GCCTCATCCTAATGAATGCTCAGGCAGCGATTTAGATGGAGATGATTACTTTGTTAGCTGGGATGGTGACCTGATTCCACCGCGGCAAACTGAACCCATGAATTATACCCTAGCACCAACTGTGGAACTGGAACATAATGTTACAATGGAG GAAGTTGAGGAGTCTTTTACCAACTATATAATGAATTGCAGCTTGGGCATCATTTCAAATGCACATCTTGTCTTTGCAGACAGAAAACCAAAGAAGGCTATGAGTGATGAATGTATTAAACTCGCCAAGCTGTGGTCCCATGCTGTTGATTCTCCAAAAACCGGTGTACTAGTGAAAGTGCCGCATAGACTGCGTGTCCATGAATACCCAGATTTCATGGAAAAGAGTGACAGGCAAACCTACGAGTCCAAGAGTGTGATTGGGAAGCTTTTCCGACAGGTAAAAGATATTGACCTTGGATCACATTCACACCCTGTTAAGTCCTTCACTAGGGAAGTGGCTAAGAGGTATTATGATCCTGACATGGAGGTAGATGGATTCaaagattacattaatgatGCCATCAGTCACAAAGGCGATTATGACTACAAGCTGGGAAACCTGATGGACTATTATGGTATCAAAACTGAAGCTGAAATACTGACTGGAAACATCACCAATGTATCAAAGTTCTTCAACAAAAGAAAGGACTTGGAGTCGATCAACTACGCTGTGAGGTCATTGAAGAATGAGGCAAGGACACGGTTTATCGAGAGTCCAAATAGTGATGATCCATCAGATTTCGGAACTGATATCGGTAATGTGTATGCAGCAAAAGCATCAGCATGGTACCATGTTACATATCATCATCGTTACTGGGGTTGCTACAACAAGGGTATGGCAAGAGACCATTTCCTGAGTTTTCCATGGTGTGTTTTCGAAATGCTCATCCAGATCAAGAGGCAGAACACAAGTAATAGAAGTCATTAA